The DNA region gaagcccaagaagaaaaTGTTTGTCGTAATGTACACGCCTCATCGGCGAATGGTTTTGTCCTCAAGTTCCAAAACCGTTCAAGGGTGACGTCGCCGAAGCCGCTCATTCTCCCTCCGAAGCGTCTCGACCTCAGCCTGAAGCACCCGGTTGGTAGCAATGTGCTCATCGAGATTGTCACGCATCCGGTCAATGCGGCGGTTGGCGTCATCGTATCGTCGGCGCCACTCAGCAACCTGCTGCTTCATGGTCTCGTACTCAGTGCCGACATATCTCGCTTTGGCCTCAAGAGCGTCCTTGAGCTGACGGCTGAGGTCCCGGATCTTGGTCGTGAGGTTGCTGTTCTCGAGCTCGAGAAGGGCATTCTTCTTGCGGGCCTCGCGTAGCTTTGTCGACTTGCGGGCTTCGCTGTCAGAGTTGCTTTCGACTGAGCGGC from Podospora pseudopauciseta strain CBS 411.78 chromosome 6, whole genome shotgun sequence includes:
- a CDS encoding hypothetical protein (EggNog:ENOG503PQF3), translating into MYGPRSNRVHFESTTPGVPEVHIRRTRSVNRGPRQPCSRTRSAERVHTLWDETPVADMQGRERGGGVSRETYDQLFRENHILRVQVQELEEDVRKEKAFNSELRRSVESNSDSEARKSTKLREARKKNALLELENSNLTTKIRDLSRQLKDALEAKARYVGTEYETMKQQVAEWRRRYDDANRRIDRMRDNLDEHIATNRVLQAEVETLRRENERLRRRHP